One Staphylococcus simiae genomic region harbors:
- a CDS encoding NAD(P)H-dependent oxidoreductase, whose translation MNNINQTIIDAFNFRHATKQFDSNKKIATEDFDTILEAARLSPSSLGLEPWKFLVIQDQVLRDELKAYSWGAAKQLATASHFVLILARKNVTSKSKHVQHMIRDIKQYEASTIPAVEQKYDDFQTGFHINDNERTLYDWASKQTYIALGNMMTTAALLGIDSCPMEGFDLDKVTDILANKGIVDTEQFGLSVMVAFGYRQDDPPKEKTRQAQEDVIEWIE comes from the coding sequence ATGAATAATATTAATCAAACGATTATTGATGCATTTAATTTTAGACATGCAACAAAACAATTTGATTCAAATAAAAAAATAGCTACAGAAGATTTCGATACTATTTTAGAAGCGGCAAGATTATCGCCAAGTTCACTTGGTTTAGAGCCATGGAAGTTTTTAGTTATTCAAGATCAAGTGTTACGAGATGAGTTAAAAGCGTATAGTTGGGGAGCAGCTAAGCAATTGGCGACTGCGAGCCATTTTGTGTTAATTTTAGCGCGTAAAAATGTGACTTCTAAATCTAAACATGTACAACATATGATTAGAGATATTAAACAATATGAAGCGTCGACAATTCCAGCTGTGGAACAAAAATATGATGATTTCCAAACAGGGTTTCATATCAATGATAACGAACGCACATTATATGATTGGGCAAGTAAACAGACGTATATTGCTTTAGGAAATATGATGACAACAGCTGCATTATTAGGTATTGATTCATGTCCAATGGAAGGATTTGATTTAGATAAAGTGACTGATATACTTGCTAACAAAGGTATAGTAGATACAGAACAATTCGGTCTTTCTGTTATGGTAGCATTTGGTTATAGACAAGATGATCCCCCTAAAGAAAAAACACGTCAAGCACAAGAAGACGTTATTGAGTGGATTGAATAA
- a CDS encoding type II toxin-antitoxin system PemK/MazF family toxin — protein sequence MSVKQFDILYIDLDPTKGREKQKIQPCLVINNDMTIKGTNFVWILPITSREPKFPTDIEVKSKKRLVTGVIDTVQIRALNLNAHEYNYRDELQDSLKNDVLLAINTFLKPQ from the coding sequence ATGAGTGTTAAGCAATTCGACATTTTATACATCGACCTAGACCCAACAAAAGGTCGCGAAAAGCAAAAGATACAACCATGTTTAGTCATCAACAACGATATGACAATTAAAGGCACAAATTTTGTGTGGATCTTGCCAATCACAAGTCGTGAACCGAAATTTCCAACCGATATAGAAGTTAAATCTAAAAAGCGATTAGTTACAGGTGTGATTGATACTGTACAAATACGCGCGTTAAATCTAAATGCACACGAGTATAATTATAGAGACGAGTTACAAGACAGCTTGAAAAACGACGTCTTACTAGCCATCAATACTTTTCTAAAACCACAATAA
- a CDS encoding metal ABC transporter solute-binding protein, Zn/Mn family — MKKIVLIAALLIMSISIAACGNNNEHNKDNISEKNKMKIFTTTFAFQSITSQIGGKYAEVKSIYPAGADIHSYEPTQKDMLQIAKGDLFIYSSNKMDPVAGKIAKSINNKEMKLPLAESLKSSQLLKADEDEHSEYDPHIWLDPVVERTFAKEIKNKLIAQDPKHRSYYEDNYKKVDKDLEHINEQLVKATKHAKRHKVIISHDSLGYLAKRYDFEQEGVNGMNDEEPSQKKVLSIVHDIKDAKMPYVLYEQNISSKVTDVIKKETNTEPLSFHNMATLTKEEQNQDITYQSLMKKNIRSLQQALND; from the coding sequence TTGAAAAAAATAGTATTAATTGCAGCATTGTTGATCATGTCGATAAGTATAGCTGCTTGTGGTAATAATAACGAACATAACAAAGATAATATTAGTGAAAAAAATAAAATGAAAATCTTTACTACGACATTTGCATTTCAAAGTATCACGTCTCAAATTGGTGGTAAATATGCTGAAGTAAAATCAATATATCCTGCGGGTGCAGACATTCATTCTTATGAACCAACGCAAAAAGATATGTTACAAATTGCTAAGGGAGATTTATTTATTTATTCTAGTAACAAAATGGATCCAGTTGCTGGTAAAATTGCTAAGTCTATTAATAATAAAGAGATGAAATTACCTTTAGCTGAGTCATTGAAGTCTTCTCAATTATTAAAAGCTGATGAAGATGAACATTCAGAGTATGATCCTCATATTTGGCTAGATCCAGTAGTAGAACGCACTTTTGCCAAAGAAATTAAAAATAAATTAATAGCACAAGATCCTAAGCATCGTTCATATTATGAAGATAATTATAAAAAAGTGGATAAAGACCTAGAACATATTAACGAACAATTAGTAAAAGCAACTAAACATGCTAAACGTCATAAAGTAATTATTTCTCATGATTCTCTTGGATACTTAGCTAAACGTTATGACTTTGAACAAGAGGGTGTCAACGGCATGAATGATGAAGAACCTAGTCAGAAAAAAGTATTGAGCATCGTTCACGATATTAAAGATGCTAAGATGCCGTATGTATTATATGAGCAGAATATTTCATCAAAAGTTACTGATGTTATAAAGAAAGAGACGAATACAGAACCTTTAAGTTTCCATAATATGGCAACCTTAACTAAAGAAGAACAAAATCAAGATATAACATATCAATCATTAATGAAGAAAAATATTCGTTCATTACAACAAGCATTGAATGATTAA
- a CDS encoding GNAT family N-acetyltransferase encodes MSIEIKQGHNKFYVGDNEDQPQAEITFKYVDNNEIDINHTGVSDELGGQGVGTKLVKAVVQHARDNNLKIIATCPFAKNVLEKDDTFQDVYLG; translated from the coding sequence ATGAGTATTGAAATTAAACAAGGTCATAATAAATTTTACGTTGGTGACAATGAAGACCAACCGCAAGCAGAAATCACATTTAAATATGTAGATAATAATGAAATTGATATTAATCATACTGGTGTATCAGATGAATTAGGCGGCCAAGGTGTAGGTACGAAGTTAGTTAAAGCTGTAGTACAACATGCACGTGACAATAATCTTAAAATTATTGCAACTTGCCCATTTGCTAAAAATGTTTTAGAAAAAGATGATACTTTCCAAGATGTTTATTTAGGATAA
- the mhqD gene encoding methylhydroquinone degradation carboxylesterase MhqD produces the protein MKHIFKPGKHESPTLILLHGTGGDEHDLLPLGEALNPNYNLLGIRGQISENGMNRYFKRLGDGIYDLEDLEYRGQELLNFIKEAAETYDFDLEKAVLVGFSNGSNIAINLMLRPDAPFKKALLYAPLYPLDIADNKDMSDVSVLLSMGENDPMVTLEGSQHVIDLFQSRGANVTEVWVNSHEITQQGLIAGQQVLDN, from the coding sequence ATGAAACATATATTTAAACCAGGTAAACACGAGTCACCAACGCTAATTTTATTACACGGTACGGGTGGCGATGAACATGATTTATTACCTTTAGGTGAAGCGTTGAATCCTAATTACAATTTGTTAGGTATTCGAGGACAAATTTCTGAAAATGGCATGAATCGTTATTTTAAGAGATTAGGTGATGGTATTTATGATTTAGAGGATCTTGAATACCGAGGCCAAGAATTGCTGAATTTTATTAAAGAAGCGGCTGAAACGTATGATTTTGATCTTGAAAAGGCCGTACTAGTCGGATTCTCAAACGGCTCTAACATTGCTATTAATTTAATGTTACGCCCAGATGCACCTTTTAAAAAGGCATTATTATATGCACCATTATACCCATTAGATATTGCTGACAATAAAGATATGAGTGATGTGTCGGTATTGCTATCAATGGGTGAAAATGATCCAATGGTTACACTTGAAGGTAGTCAACATGTGATTGATTTATTTCAATCACGAGGTGCTAATGTGACTGAAGTATGGGTTAATAGTCATGAAATTACACAACAAGGTTTAATAGCAGGGCAACAAGTATTAGACAATTAA
- a CDS encoding IS1182 family transposase: protein MYKDYNMTQLTLPMETSVKIPQNDISRYVNDIVESIPDREFDEFKHYRGATSYHPKMMLKIILYAYTQSVYSGRKIERLLNDSLRMMWLSQNQTPSYKTINRFRVNPKTDALIESLFIQFHSQCLKQNLIDDQAIFIDGTKVEADANRYTFVWKKSILNYETDINENSKTIYQELVKDKIIPEIIEDKDTDLSKEDIDLIGSHLDKEIEDLNQQIDNETQPELRKQTRQKRTKIKKVKKKFDDYSDRKSKYEEQKAILQDRNSYSKTDHDATFMRMKEDHMKNGQLKPGYNLQIATNSQFVLSYNVYQNPTDTRTLIPFLTLIKETYGYLPEYIVADAGYGSEQNYMAIIDDFNRTPLITYGMFIKDKTKKFKSDIFNTQNWDYDEINDEFICPNQKRLGFKRYAYRNDKYGFKRDFKLYECDDCTDCPLKHQCMKSKSKTNKKIMKNYNWEYFKSQVNQKLSEPETKKIYSQRKIDVEPVFGFTKAILGFTRMSVRGLDKVKRELGFVLMAVNIRKLAAQGAVYFKINNEKDNFYQFSIEIVFFTFTKNLMSQALREWDRNNCFITNYFVIPPRQD, encoded by the coding sequence ATGTATAAAGATTATAACATGACTCAACTTACACTACCAATGGAAACTTCAGTAAAAATTCCTCAAAATGATATTTCAAGATACGTTAATGACATAGTTGAAAGCATACCAGATAGAGAATTCGACGAATTCAAACATTATCGTGGTGCGACTTCATATCATCCAAAAATGATGTTAAAAATTATTCTATATGCCTACACACAATCTGTATATTCTGGAAGAAAAATAGAAAGATTACTCAATGATAGTCTTCGTATGATGTGGTTGTCTCAAAATCAAACACCTTCATATAAAACAATTAATCGATTCAGAGTCAATCCTAAAACAGATGCCTTAATTGAATCTTTATTTATCCAATTTCATAGTCAGTGTCTAAAGCAAAATCTTATTGATGACCAAGCTATTTTTATCGATGGAACCAAAGTCGAAGCTGATGCCAATAGATATACGTTCGTATGGAAGAAAAGTATTTTAAATTATGAAACAGATATAAACGAAAATTCAAAAACAATCTATCAAGAATTAGTAAAGGATAAAATTATACCAGAGATTATAGAAGATAAAGATACTGATTTATCAAAAGAAGATATTGATTTAATCGGTAGTCACTTGGATAAAGAAATCGAAGATTTAAATCAACAAATTGATAATGAAACACAACCAGAACTAAGAAAGCAAACTCGTCAAAAAAGAACTAAAATAAAAAAAGTTAAAAAGAAATTTGATGATTATTCTGACCGAAAGTCGAAGTACGAAGAACAAAAAGCAATTCTTCAAGACCGTAATAGTTATTCTAAAACAGACCATGACGCTACTTTTATGAGAATGAAAGAAGATCATATGAAAAATGGACAACTTAAACCAGGATACAATTTACAAATAGCGACAAATTCGCAATTTGTTTTATCATATAATGTCTACCAAAATCCAACAGATACTAGAACTTTAATACCATTTTTAACTTTAATTAAAGAAACCTACGGTTATTTACCTGAGTATATTGTCGCTGATGCTGGTTATGGTAGTGAACAAAATTACATGGCTATTATCGATGATTTTAATAGAACACCATTGATTACATATGGAATGTTTATTAAAGATAAAACTAAAAAATTTAAAAGTGACATTTTTAATACTCAGAACTGGGATTATGATGAAATCAACGATGAATTTATTTGTCCAAATCAAAAACGATTAGGATTTAAACGATATGCTTATCGTAATGATAAATATGGATTCAAAAGAGATTTTAAATTATATGAATGTGATGATTGTACAGATTGTCCACTCAAACATCAATGTATGAAATCAAAGTCAAAAACAAATAAAAAAATAATGAAGAATTATAATTGGGAGTATTTTAAATCTCAAGTAAATCAAAAGCTTTCTGAGCCAGAAACGAAAAAAATCTATAGTCAAAGAAAAATTGACGTAGAACCTGTTTTTGGATTCACGAAGGCTATTTTGGGGTTCACTCGAATGTCAGTTCGAGGACTCGATAAGGTTAAACGTGAACTTGGATTTGTATTAATGGCAGTTAACATAAGGAAGCTAGCAGCTCAAGGAGCTGTTTATTTCAAAATTAATAATGAAAAAGACAATTTCTATCAATTTTCAATAGAAATTGTCTTTTTTACTTTCACCAAGAACTTAATGTCCCAGGCTCTTAGGGAGTGGGATAGAAATAATTGTTTCATAACAAATTATTTCGTAATCCCACCCCGGCAAGACTGA
- a CDS encoding VOC family protein — translation MAFHDITATQVTNINLNVKDLNLMTDYYTTILGFSIKEQDDNKVILAVGSGGHTITLQLLVDGREPSPREAGLFHIAYLLPTTEDLANFLYFVAQKGMGMGAGDHLVSEALYFNDPEGNGIEVYHDRPADEWQWEDDKVKMDTLEVDGEALIQQRTLDGWQGMPDGAMIGHLHLKTHDLDDARHTYIDQLGLEHISVLPRALFMSTNHYHHHMAANMWQSNQKRLDNQSSYGLTHIDIYKPNVDEYNFNAPEGFTITVHSNTDLVPVKS, via the coding sequence ATGGCTTTTCATGATATAACAGCAACACAAGTAACAAATATTAATTTAAATGTTAAAGACTTAAATCTGATGACAGACTATTATACAACTATTTTAGGATTCTCAATAAAAGAACAGGATGACAATAAAGTCATATTAGCTGTTGGCAGTGGTGGTCACACAATCACTTTACAATTATTAGTAGACGGACGTGAGCCTTCTCCTCGCGAAGCCGGCCTCTTCCATATCGCATATTTACTACCAACCACTGAAGACTTAGCTAACTTTTTATATTTTGTAGCTCAAAAAGGTATGGGAATGGGTGCTGGAGATCATCTTGTCAGCGAAGCTTTATATTTTAATGATCCAGAAGGTAACGGTATTGAAGTTTATCATGATAGACCTGCTGATGAATGGCAATGGGAAGATGATAAAGTTAAAATGGATACGTTAGAAGTTGATGGCGAAGCACTGATTCAACAACGTACATTAGATGGTTGGCAAGGTATGCCCGATGGCGCTATGATAGGTCATTTACACCTTAAAACACATGATTTAGATGATGCGCGTCATACTTACATTGATCAATTAGGATTAGAACATATTTCCGTGTTACCGCGTGCTTTATTTATGTCTACGAATCATTATCATCACCATATGGCTGCCAATATGTGGCAATCTAATCAAAAACGTCTAGATAATCAGTCAAGTTATGGTTTAACTCATATTGATATTTATAAACCTAATGTTGATGAATACAACTTCAATGCACCTGAAGGATTTACGATTACGGTTCATTCAAATACAGATCTAGTTCCAGTTAAATCATAG
- the mhqR gene encoding MarR family transcriptional regulator MhqR has protein sequence MERTKQSLNTFVGMNRALDKLEQITKEDAKRYGLNITEFAVLELLYNKGPQPIQRIRDRVLIASSSISYVVAQLENKGWITRQKDTTDKRVYMACLTDYGQQQMATIFPQHAATLTEAFGVLTDDELMILQQAFKKLSAQSTKV, from the coding sequence ATGGAGCGAACTAAGCAATCACTTAACACCTTTGTAGGTATGAATAGAGCATTAGATAAGCTAGAACAAATCACTAAAGAAGATGCTAAGCGATATGGTTTGAATATTACTGAGTTTGCAGTTCTAGAATTACTCTATAATAAAGGGCCGCAACCTATTCAACGTATTCGAGACCGAGTATTAATCGCAAGCAGTAGTATTTCGTATGTTGTGGCACAACTTGAAAATAAAGGATGGATCACGCGTCAGAAAGATACTACAGATAAAAGGGTTTATATGGCTTGTTTGACTGACTATGGACAACAACAAATGGCTACTATTTTTCCACAACACGCTGCAACGTTAACTGAAGCATTTGGAGTATTAACAGACGACGAATTAATGATCTTACAACAGGCTTTTAAGAAATTAAGTGCACAATCTACCAAAGTGTAA
- a CDS encoding YkvI family membrane protein: MSSIKETIIVAFAFVGVVVGAGFATGQEIFQFFTSHGSYSIIGIIVTGIIVTFGGIIVMQTGYQLQSTNHTNSIHYFLHPFIAKLFDIILTVFLLSLAIIMTAGGAATIHQSFNLPYWLSSLIIVISIAATLFLKFDRLIAVLGGVTPFLVAIVTIIAIYYFTNGSMDIQSANQYASEHQSATFHWWFDAINYASLQIAAAFSFLSVMGGRLKHRQSAFYGGLLGGLLITFLLLMINLGLLTQFNQIKHIPLPALLLANHISPSIGLIMSVIMILVIYNTVVGLMYAFATRFSHPFSTRYFMLIIAMAVLTYICTFIGFISLIGKLFPLMGIFGFILLIPIFYKGVINHLSNSKKADRPSDKRR, from the coding sequence ATGAGTTCTATCAAGGAGACAATTATTGTTGCTTTTGCATTTGTAGGTGTCGTAGTAGGTGCTGGTTTTGCTACTGGACAAGAGATTTTCCAATTCTTCACTAGCCATGGTTCATACAGTATCATCGGTATTATCGTTACTGGTATCATCGTTACTTTTGGTGGCATTATTGTCATGCAAACGGGATATCAACTTCAATCTACTAATCATACAAATTCTATTCATTATTTTTTACATCCATTCATCGCTAAATTATTTGATATTATTTTAACGGTATTTCTACTGTCATTAGCCATCATTATGACAGCTGGTGGTGCTGCAACGATACATCAAAGTTTCAATTTACCCTATTGGCTTAGTTCGCTAATCATTGTCATCAGTATAGCTGCTACTTTATTTTTAAAATTTGATCGTTTAATAGCAGTACTTGGGGGTGTCACACCGTTTTTAGTAGCAATTGTCACAATTATAGCTATCTATTACTTCACCAATGGCTCAATGGATATTCAGTCTGCTAACCAATATGCATCAGAACATCAATCTGCAACCTTTCACTGGTGGTTTGATGCTATCAATTATGCTAGTTTACAAATCGCTGCTGCCTTTAGTTTCCTTTCAGTCATGGGTGGAAGACTTAAACATCGTCAATCTGCTTTTTATGGTGGTTTACTAGGTGGATTATTAATCACTTTTCTACTATTAATGATTAATTTAGGATTACTGACGCAATTTAACCAAATTAAGCATATACCTTTACCAGCTTTATTATTAGCTAATCATATTTCACCATCGATTGGCTTAATTATGTCAGTGATCATGATACTCGTTATCTATAACACTGTAGTAGGATTAATGTATGCGTTTGCTACACGCTTTAGTCACCCATTTTCAACACGTTATTTTATGTTGATTATTGCAATGGCCGTATTAACTTATATTTGTACTTTTATAGGCTTTATTTCTTTAATTGGTAAATTATTCCCATTAATGGGCATCTTTGGATTTATTTTACTCATTCCAATTTTTTATAAAGGTGTTATTAATCACCTTTCCAACTCAAAAAAAGCTGATCGTCCGTCTGACAAAAGACGTTAA
- a CDS encoding AbrB/MazE/SpoVT family DNA-binding domain-containing protein, protein MNKTNERVFKSGNSKALSLSKQTLQLIHFEIGDKVEVQQMNDGIFIKKKEETIEDKITNFFKNGGKYIKSEIDFGESIGREI, encoded by the coding sequence ATAAATAAAACCAATGAACGTGTCTTTAAATCAGGCAATAGTAAAGCGCTTAGTTTAAGCAAACAAACACTCCAACTAATTCATTTTGAAATAGGAGATAAAGTTGAAGTACAACAGATGAATGATGGTATATTCATCAAGAAGAAAGAAGAAACAATTGAAGATAAAATTACCAATTTCTTTAAAAACGGTGGTAAGTATATCAAATCTGAAATTGATTTTGGCGAAAGTATCGGTAGAGAAATATGA
- the mhqE gene encoding ring-cleaving dioxygenase MhqE, which produces MTNNTQLLGIHHVTAITDDAERNYKFFTDVLGMRLVKKTVNQDDIYTYHTFFADDVGSAGTDMTFFDFPDIPQGHSGTNSISRPSFRVPNDAALEYYAQRFNDYGVKHDGIQELFGKKVLPFEESDGQVYQLISDENNKGVAPGIPWKNGPVPQDKAIYGLGPIEITVSYFEDFKNILETVYGMTTIVSEEDVALLEVGEGGNGGQVILRKDTESPVARQGYGEVHHVSFRVSDHDAIQAWADKYEEIGLSNSGLVDRFFFEALYARVGHILIEVSTDGPGFMGDEPYETLGESLSLPPFLESKRDYIESEIRAFDTTRQHD; this is translated from the coding sequence ATGACAAACAATACTCAATTATTAGGAATTCACCACGTTACTGCTATTACAGATGATGCGGAACGTAACTATAAATTTTTCACAGATGTATTAGGTATGAGATTAGTTAAAAAAACAGTAAACCAAGATGATATTTATACGTATCATACTTTCTTTGCAGATGATGTTGGTTCTGCTGGTACAGATATGACATTCTTCGATTTCCCTGATATTCCACAAGGTCATTCAGGTACAAATTCAATTTCTAGACCATCATTCCGTGTGCCTAATGATGCAGCGCTAGAATATTATGCACAACGTTTTAATGACTATGGTGTAAAACATGATGGTATTCAAGAATTATTTGGTAAAAAAGTATTGCCATTTGAGGAATCTGATGGACAAGTGTATCAACTTATTTCAGATGAAAATAATAAAGGTGTAGCGCCTGGTATTCCTTGGAAAAATGGTCCAGTACCACAAGATAAAGCTATTTATGGTTTAGGTCCTATCGAAATTACAGTAAGCTACTTCGAAGACTTTAAAAATATTTTAGAAACTGTTTATGGTATGACTACTATTGTGAGTGAAGAAGATGTTGCATTACTGGAAGTTGGCGAAGGTGGTAATGGCGGACAAGTCATATTAAGAAAAGATACTGAAAGCCCTGTAGCACGACAAGGTTATGGTGAAGTTCATCACGTATCATTTAGAGTAAGTGATCATGATGCAATTCAAGCATGGGCTGATAAATATGAAGAAATTGGCTTATCTAATTCTGGTCTAGTAGATCGTTTCTTCTTTGAAGCATTATATGCACGAGTAGGTCATATTTTAATAGAAGTATCAACTGATGGCCCTGGATTTATGGGCGATGAACCTTATGAAACATTAGGTGAAAGTTTATCATTACCACCATTTTTAGAAAGTAAAAGAGATTATATTGAATCAGAAATCAGAGCATTCGATACAACAAGACAGCATGATTAA